The sequence CATGACTTACTGTCGCCTCAAAATATTGCCACGGGGTTAATTCAACGCTTAAGTATCAAAGTCGCTAATAGAGAGCTTTACCCAGCCGATTTTGTTTCAATACTTGATGTGAATCTGCGTGAACCGACCACTCCGTCAGAATGGGCTGTGATCGAGCGCAGTCGTGGTGGTTATTTCTTTGGGAAACCGGTTGGCTTTAAAACGGCTTCAGGGACATACCAAACCAACATAGACCAAAAACTCCAAGAAGGCTTGGCGTTTGCCGATACCTTACGGGAAGAAACGTCACGAGTTGTGGATCAAGAAATTCGCAATATCAGTTGGCAGTTGGAAAACCTGCGTTTAGAAAAGCGCAAACTCGAGCTCAATGAGTCGGTCAGTGATGAATATCTTAAAACCTATACTAAGACTAAGCTTGAGTTAAACAGTCAGCTTGGTGATGCTGAGATTAAACTCGAGCACCTTAGAACGCAGTTAAATGTGGAAAGCTTGTTGGTTGAAGATATGACGGGTGAGCAGGTCGAGATATCGCTCAGTCATATTCTTGATTACTGGTATCCCAATAACATGTCATACCCTGAAAAGGTTGTGCATTGGGGGAAACAGGTTTGGAAGTTCTTATCTGAAAACCCTCGAGATTCTAACTCGGAAGGTGGTGTTTTTCCGGCAATTTTCGGTACTGTATTACTCGTAATATTGATGTCGATTGTGGTGATGCCTCTTGGGGTTGTTGCCGCGATCTATTTACACGAGTACGCAAAAAATAATGCACTGACACGCTTGATTCGCATTGCGGTGATTAACTTGGCGGGTGTTCCGTCGATTGTGTATGGCGTATTCGGCTTAGGTTTCTTCGTGTATACCATCGGTGGCTCGATCGATTCATTGTTTTATGCCGAGCGATTGCCAGCTCCGACATTTGGTACGCCAGGTCTGTTATGGTCCGCACTGACCTTGGCTGTTTTAACTCTTCCCGTTGTGATTGTCACCACGGAAGAAGGCTTAACACGTATACCTAGCGCGGTGAGACATGGTTCTCTAGCACTGGGAGCGACTCAATTTGAGACCCTGTGGCGCATTGTTTTACCTATGGCAAGCCCTGCGATTATTACTGGCTTAATATTGGCTATCGCGAGGGCGGCAGGTGAAGTTGCACCATTGATGCTGGTGGGCGTCGTTAAATTAGCATCAAGCCTGCCAGTTGATAGCCAATTTCCATACATACATTTGGATAGAAAGTTCATGCATTTAGGCTTTCATATCTACGATGTTGGATTCCAAACGTCGAACATAGAAGCGGCCCGCCCATTGGTGTACGCGACTTCATTTCTATTGGTTACCGTTATCGTCGGCTTGAATTTAACGGCAATCAATATCCGTAATAACTTACGTGAAAAATACCGAACCTTAGGACAAGATTAGATGTTCTCGATTAATGA is a genomic window of Vibrio sp. FE10 containing:
- the pstA gene encoding phosphate ABC transporter permease PstA — encoded protein: MFNKLKSLLSWVKSGSPWIWLTGGAVSISMLSVLGLMLLIGWKGLTYFWPAPLYQWQVDSKDLSLVVDLDETVSQQDVLIGQLYERKYIPIEQVPQAHDLLSPQNIATGLIQRLSIKVANRELYPADFVSILDVNLREPTTPSEWAVIERSRGGYFFGKPVGFKTASGTYQTNIDQKLQEGLAFADTLREETSRVVDQEIRNISWQLENLRLEKRKLELNESVSDEYLKTYTKTKLELNSQLGDAEIKLEHLRTQLNVESLLVEDMTGEQVEISLSHILDYWYPNNMSYPEKVVHWGKQVWKFLSENPRDSNSEGGVFPAIFGTVLLVILMSIVVMPLGVVAAIYLHEYAKNNALTRLIRIAVINLAGVPSIVYGVFGLGFFVYTIGGSIDSLFYAERLPAPTFGTPGLLWSALTLAVLTLPVVIVTTEEGLTRIPSAVRHGSLALGATQFETLWRIVLPMASPAIITGLILAIARAAGEVAPLMLVGVVKLASSLPVDSQFPYIHLDRKFMHLGFHIYDVGFQTSNIEAARPLVYATSFLLVTVIVGLNLTAINIRNNLREKYRTLGQD